One window of Burkholderia cepacia GG4 genomic DNA carries:
- a CDS encoding DUF3562 domain-containing protein, with product MSQDNLLDSLKEVAAQRAIGADQLRTMLDDEVRALSSDARVHDYIHVFAIRHLRERMRRQDELDGDAPGGASHREHDEAATSRRL from the coding sequence ATGTCACAGGACAATTTGCTCGATTCACTCAAGGAAGTCGCCGCACAACGTGCGATCGGCGCCGACCAGTTGCGCACGATGCTCGATGACGAAGTGCGTGCGCTGTCGTCCGATGCGCGCGTGCACGACTACATCCACGTGTTCGCGATTCGCCACCTGCGAGAGCGGATGCGAAGGCAGGACGAACTCGACGGCGACGCGCCGGGCGGGGCGTCGCATCGCGAGCACGACGAAGCCGCTACGAGCCGCCGTTTGTGA
- a CDS encoding universal stress protein: MQSAPSIPPLARIALAVDSTPESLSAARYARTLLRPGMQVRIVCAIDNPRLVLPDIPRIDALLTSAREDMAREAQAVLDRTAALFADSGAAVEQVIVDTSVTGGTVANALANETSTWHADALVVGANPHHGLLRLVEGAMSDTLAARARCALLIVPADYARPSEGPLQRLMFAVDGSEPSLHAARIGLGLAAPTTLLYAAYVVDRAVRLTDFVPVRALEDAYRAEGEEALARIGPLFHATGNPTKRGIVETRATSDDVAHALMRDAVHWHAELLVVGTHGRRGIAAWLIGSVARRIAHLAQVPVLLVRGAT; encoded by the coding sequence ATGCAATCTGCCCCGTCCATCCCGCCGCTCGCCCGGATCGCGCTGGCCGTCGATTCCACGCCGGAATCGCTGTCCGCCGCGCGCTACGCACGCACGCTGCTGCGCCCCGGCATGCAGGTGCGCATCGTCTGCGCGATCGACAATCCGCGCCTCGTGCTGCCCGACATCCCGCGCATCGATGCGCTGCTGACGTCGGCGCGCGAGGACATGGCGCGCGAAGCGCAGGCGGTGCTCGACCGGACCGCCGCGCTGTTCGCCGACAGCGGCGCGGCGGTCGAGCAGGTGATCGTCGATACGTCGGTCACGGGCGGGACGGTGGCCAATGCACTCGCGAACGAAACGTCGACCTGGCATGCCGACGCGCTGGTGGTCGGCGCCAATCCGCATCACGGGCTGCTGCGGCTCGTCGAAGGTGCGATGTCCGATACGCTGGCCGCGCGCGCACGCTGCGCGCTGCTGATCGTGCCCGCCGACTATGCGCGACCCTCGGAAGGCCCGCTGCAACGCCTGATGTTTGCGGTCGACGGTAGCGAGCCGTCATTGCATGCGGCGCGCATCGGGCTCGGCCTCGCGGCCCCGACGACGCTGCTGTACGCGGCCTATGTCGTTGATCGCGCGGTTCGTCTGACGGATTTCGTGCCGGTGCGCGCACTCGAGGATGCGTATCGCGCGGAGGGCGAGGAGGCGCTGGCGCGGATCGGCCCGCTATTCCATGCAACCGGCAACCCGACCAAGCGCGGCATCGTCGAGACGCGCGCGACCAGCGACGACGTCGCCCACGCGTTGATGCGCGACGCGGTGCACTGGCATGCGGAACTCCTGGTGGTCGGCACGCACGGCCGGCGCGGCATCGCCGCGTGGCTGATCGGCAGCGTCGCGCGTCGCATCGCCCATCTCGCGCAGGTGCCGGTGCTGCTCGTGCGCGGCGCGACGTAA
- a CDS encoding PRC-barrel domain-containing protein, whose translation MHTRMVGDGGRSAGGPGPGVMAARTLEGEPVLTLDGDAIGKVTHVMLDVRSGRIAYAVVASSGFPGLDDQLLAVPWNVLTLDVERRCFVLPVPTGHVRAAPGFENDRWPVIADPAWAEALHAYYGSSPYWLIEEGETAFDSPPCEASPDGPENDTRH comes from the coding sequence ATGCATACGCGCATGGTCGGCGACGGCGGCCGCTCGGCCGGCGGGCCGGGGCCCGGCGTGATGGCCGCCCGCACGCTGGAAGGCGAACCCGTGCTGACGTTAGACGGCGACGCTATCGGCAAGGTCACCCACGTCATGCTCGACGTCCGCTCCGGCCGGATCGCGTACGCGGTCGTGGCGTCGAGCGGTTTTCCGGGACTCGATGACCAGCTGCTCGCGGTGCCGTGGAACGTGCTGACGCTCGATGTCGAGCGCCGCTGCTTCGTGCTGCCGGTGCCGACCGGGCATGTGCGCGCGGCGCCGGGTTTCGAGAACGATCGCTGGCCTGTGATAGCGGATCCCGCATGGGCCGAGGCGCTGCACGCGTACTACGGCTCGTCGCCGTACTGGCTGATCGAGGAAGGCGAAACGGCGTTCGACTCGCCGCCTTGCGAGGCGTCGCCTGATGGCCCGGAGAACGACACGCGGCACTGA
- a CDS encoding universal stress protein, translating to MYKRIFVGLDGSPSARLALNEAIRIAAASGGEVTCAYVVEHRPQLVDVDAGFAAERDGDAAATDAVTPVLDDAKAVLAQQHVPGTVRALDAYGEDVAAVLMRTAAEAGADLIVMGTSGRHGLRRLLLGSVAESLLRAADRPVLLVRHDEPAAAATA from the coding sequence ATGTACAAGCGGATTTTCGTCGGGCTCGACGGTAGCCCAAGTGCGCGTCTGGCGCTGAACGAGGCGATCCGGATCGCGGCGGCATCCGGCGGCGAGGTGACATGCGCATATGTCGTCGAGCACCGGCCGCAACTCGTCGACGTCGATGCGGGCTTTGCGGCCGAACGGGATGGCGACGCGGCGGCAACCGACGCGGTAACGCCGGTGCTCGACGACGCGAAAGCCGTGCTTGCGCAGCAGCATGTGCCGGGCACAGTGCGCGCGCTCGATGCGTACGGCGAAGACGTCGCCGCGGTGCTGATGCGCACGGCGGCCGAAGCCGGTGCCGACCTGATCGTGATGGGCACGAGCGGGCGCCACGGGCTGCGCCGGCTGCTGCTCGGCAGTGTCGCGGAATCGCTGCTGCGCGCGGCCGACCGGCCGGTGCTGCTGGTGCGGCACGACGAGCCTGCCGCAGCGGCGACCGCGTGA
- a CDS encoding hybrid sensor histidine kinase/response regulator, whose product MRTFTRGLLWQGAWVVLTVALASALQAWAIHVVGAYEPFAPLPFYAGVAAAAWLTSFGGGLAATAASVAVIGAWWWRDAPMSVLLVQAGAFVAISFVECVLVTAVKPLLANDRMRDAIDVEEDDPRAPRHEPAPAPGSPDDSLLRRVVDASPDAIIGVDAARRITSWNPAARRIFGIDAAAVIGHDVTTLIAPRWLRLHPVPASFANVRASAGALDILCVRTDGGCFRATFSASPIVDAHGNCTGVSMTLREAHERRRDERRDLRSLRGAHDARVQADESNRLKDELLATVSHELRTPLNVIYGWVEVLRNGNGQGFSHQAIDAIDRSARSLSHMVGDLLDASSLATGRMRIERVPVDLVRVVREAVRELGTTAEANNLVLTTECALSNCVISADGERLRQVLSNLLSNAIKFTPPGGRITVSLTRAGARVRLSVADTGQGISAERLPHLFDTFNRPEGASASPKRGLGLGLSIVRNIVRLHGGEVAATSQGAGRGTTVTVMLPVDWGADDPNGHPVRPSGASTAVALDGQRVLVVDDDATSRASLAAALETLGAQVSTAQSGHDALDAVAQQHPSVVLSDLAMPDGDGYWLLDRIRHLPNGRKHLPVVAVTAHAGKADRRRVMAAGFDAYLCKPVDMPTLAGVIVDVSHDDATKGGTGRRH is encoded by the coding sequence ATGAGGACCTTTACCCGTGGGCTGTTATGGCAGGGCGCATGGGTCGTGCTGACCGTCGCGCTGGCGTCTGCGCTGCAGGCGTGGGCGATTCACGTCGTCGGCGCGTACGAACCGTTTGCGCCGCTGCCTTTTTATGCCGGTGTCGCTGCCGCGGCGTGGCTGACGTCGTTCGGCGGCGGCCTGGCCGCGACTGCCGCGAGCGTGGCCGTGATCGGCGCGTGGTGGTGGCGCGATGCGCCGATGTCCGTGCTGCTCGTCCAGGCCGGCGCATTCGTCGCGATCAGCTTCGTCGAATGCGTGCTCGTGACGGCCGTGAAGCCGCTGCTTGCCAACGACCGGATGCGCGACGCCATCGATGTCGAAGAGGATGACCCACGCGCGCCGCGACACGAACCGGCACCCGCGCCGGGCTCGCCCGACGACAGCCTGCTGCGCCGCGTGGTCGATGCATCGCCCGACGCGATCATCGGCGTCGATGCCGCACGGCGGATCACGAGCTGGAACCCGGCGGCGCGGCGGATCTTCGGCATCGACGCGGCGGCGGTGATCGGGCACGACGTCACGACGCTGATCGCGCCGCGCTGGCTGCGGCTGCATCCGGTTCCCGCGTCGTTCGCGAACGTGCGGGCGAGCGCCGGCGCGCTCGACATCCTGTGCGTGCGAACCGACGGCGGCTGCTTTCGCGCGACCTTCTCGGCGTCGCCGATCGTCGACGCGCACGGCAACTGCACCGGCGTGTCGATGACGCTGCGCGAGGCGCACGAACGCCGCCGCGACGAACGGCGCGACCTGCGTTCGTTGCGCGGCGCGCACGACGCACGCGTGCAGGCCGACGAGTCGAACCGCTTGAAGGACGAACTGCTGGCCACCGTGTCGCATGAATTGCGCACGCCGCTGAACGTCATCTACGGCTGGGTCGAGGTGCTGCGCAACGGCAACGGCCAGGGATTCTCGCACCAGGCGATCGACGCGATCGATCGCAGCGCGCGGTCGCTGTCGCACATGGTCGGCGACCTGCTCGATGCGTCGTCGCTCGCGACCGGCCGGATGCGCATCGAACGCGTACCGGTCGACCTCGTGCGGGTCGTGCGCGAGGCTGTGCGCGAACTCGGCACGACCGCGGAGGCGAACAACCTCGTGCTGACGACGGAGTGCGCGCTGTCCAACTGCGTGATCTCCGCGGACGGCGAGCGCCTGCGCCAGGTGCTGTCGAACCTGCTGTCGAACGCGATCAAGTTCACGCCGCCGGGCGGCCGCATCACGGTGTCGCTGACCCGGGCCGGCGCGCGTGTACGGCTGTCGGTCGCCGACACGGGCCAGGGCATTTCTGCGGAACGCCTGCCGCACCTGTTCGACACGTTCAACCGGCCGGAAGGCGCATCCGCGTCGCCGAAGCGCGGCCTCGGGCTCGGCCTGTCGATCGTGCGCAACATCGTGCGGCTGCACGGCGGCGAGGTTGCGGCGACGAGCCAAGGCGCCGGGCGCGGCACGACCGTGACGGTCATGCTGCCGGTGGACTGGGGCGCCGACGATCCGAACGGTCACCCGGTGCGGCCGAGCGGCGCGTCGACCGCGGTCGCGCTCGACGGCCAGCGCGTGCTGGTGGTGGACGACGACGCGACGTCGCGCGCAAGCCTTGCGGCGGCGCTCGAGACGCTGGGCGCGCAGGTCTCGACCGCGCAATCGGGGCACGATGCGCTCGACGCGGTCGCGCAGCAGCACCCGAGTGTCGTGCTGTCCGATCTCGCGATGCCGGACGGCGACGGGTACTGGCTGCTGGACCGCATCCGGCATCTGCCGAACGGCCGCAAGCACCTGCCCGTCGTCGCGGTGACCGCGCATGCGGGCAAGGCGGACCGGCGCCGTGTGATGGCCGCCGGCTTCGATGCGTACCTGTGCAAGCCGGTCGACATGCCGACGCTGGCTGGCGTGATCGTCGACGTGTCGCACGACGACGCGACGAAAGGTGGAACCGGACGGCGCCACTGA
- a CDS encoding amino acid permease yields the protein MKQPEDQLHRGLEERHINLMALGATIGVGLFLGSATAIRTAGPAILLTYLLGGIAIFLIMRALGEMAITNPVAGAFSRYARDYLGPLAGYLTGWTYWFVWIVTCMAEITAVGVYMHMWFPGVPNWIWALAALTAMGAVNFIAVKLYGEFEFWFALIKIVTIVLMIIGGGLMIAFGIGNGGVATGISNLWAHGGFMPNGLDGVIGALPIVMFAYLGVEMLGLTAGEARNPEKSLTKAVNSVFWRVLIFYIGALFVIMSLYPWDQIGTQGSPFVMTFSRLGIPAAAGIINFVVLTAALSSCNSGLFSTARMLYNLAQQGQAPSQLGRVNRNGVPVYGVALSVALLLIGVLLNYLAPQHVFTWLTSVSTFGAIWTWCVILVAQMRFRRTLSADQVARLPIRVPFYPLGSFIALGFLALVVVLMAFTPDTRVALVIGPVWIVLLGIAYAVFYANRAAAPASTKS from the coding sequence TTGAAACAACCAGAAGACCAGCTGCACCGCGGGCTGGAAGAGCGGCACATCAACCTCATGGCGCTTGGCGCGACGATCGGCGTCGGCCTATTCCTCGGCTCCGCCACCGCGATTCGCACCGCCGGCCCGGCCATCCTGCTGACCTACCTGCTGGGCGGCATCGCGATTTTCCTGATCATGCGCGCGCTCGGCGAAATGGCGATCACCAATCCGGTCGCCGGCGCATTCAGCCGCTATGCACGCGACTACCTTGGCCCGCTCGCGGGCTACCTGACCGGCTGGACCTACTGGTTCGTGTGGATCGTCACCTGCATGGCGGAAATCACCGCGGTCGGCGTCTACATGCACATGTGGTTCCCCGGCGTGCCGAACTGGATCTGGGCGCTCGCCGCGCTCACGGCGATGGGCGCGGTGAACTTCATCGCGGTCAAGCTGTACGGCGAATTCGAGTTCTGGTTCGCGCTGATCAAGATCGTCACGATCGTGCTGATGATCATCGGCGGCGGCCTGATGATCGCGTTCGGCATCGGCAACGGTGGCGTCGCGACCGGCATCTCGAACCTGTGGGCGCACGGCGGCTTCATGCCGAACGGCCTCGACGGCGTGATCGGCGCGCTGCCGATCGTGATGTTCGCGTATCTCGGTGTCGAGATGCTCGGTCTCACGGCCGGCGAGGCGCGCAACCCGGAGAAGTCGCTGACGAAGGCGGTGAACTCGGTGTTCTGGCGCGTGCTGATCTTCTACATCGGCGCGCTGTTCGTGATCATGTCGCTCTACCCGTGGGACCAGATCGGCACGCAGGGCAGCCCGTTCGTGATGACGTTCTCGCGGCTCGGGATCCCGGCCGCCGCCGGCATCATCAACTTCGTCGTGCTGACCGCGGCGCTGTCGTCGTGCAACAGCGGCCTGTTCAGCACCGCGCGGATGCTGTACAACCTCGCGCAGCAAGGCCAGGCGCCGAGCCAGCTCGGCCGCGTGAACCGCAATGGCGTGCCGGTGTACGGCGTGGCCCTGTCGGTCGCGCTGCTGCTGATCGGCGTGTTGCTCAACTACCTCGCGCCGCAGCACGTGTTCACGTGGCTGACGTCGGTGTCGACGTTCGGCGCGATCTGGACGTGGTGCGTGATCCTGGTCGCACAGATGCGCTTTCGCCGCACGCTGTCGGCCGACCAGGTCGCGCGCCTGCCGATCCGCGTCCCGTTCTATCCGCTCGGCTCGTTCATCGCGCTCGGGTTTCTCGCGCTGGTCGTCGTGCTGATGGCGTTCACACCCGACACGCGCGTCGCGCTCGTGATCGGGCCGGTGTGGATCGTGCTGCTCGGCATCGCGTACGCGGTGTTCTATGCGAACCGCGCGGCCGCCCCTGCGTCGACGAAGTCGTAA
- a CDS encoding cupin domain-containing protein: protein MPISAADLIRQFDLQPHPEGGYFRETYRATDSVVRPADGAARAASTAIYYLLCDGAYSSWHRIRSDEVWHFYAGDPLEVWVLDEHDGLTIHRLGNPLTHPGTVFQAVVPAGRWFGARCASPEQVALVGCTVAPGFEFAEFELADAAALAGAFPEYAEYIAGLAQRPRT from the coding sequence ATGCCGATCTCCGCCGCCGACCTGATTCGCCAGTTCGATTTGCAGCCGCATCCCGAGGGCGGCTATTTCCGGGAAACCTACCGCGCAACCGACTCGGTCGTGCGCCCGGCCGACGGCGCGGCGCGCGCGGCGTCCACCGCGATCTACTACCTGTTGTGCGACGGCGCGTATTCGTCGTGGCACCGGATCCGTTCGGACGAGGTCTGGCATTTCTACGCGGGCGATCCGCTCGAGGTGTGGGTGCTCGACGAGCACGACGGACTGACGATCCACCGGCTCGGCAATCCGCTCACGCATCCGGGCACCGTGTTCCAGGCGGTCGTGCCGGCCGGACGCTGGTTCGGCGCGCGCTGCGCGTCGCCGGAGCAGGTCGCGCTCGTCGGCTGCACGGTTGCGCCGGGCTTCGAGTTTGCGGAATTCGAGCTTGCGGACGCGGCGGCGCTGGCCGGCGCCTTCCCCGAATATGCGGAATACATCGCGGGGCTCGCGCAGCGTCCGCGGACGTGA
- a CDS encoding sigma-54 interaction domain-containing protein — translation MINIATVEMRDADFQNGPLMPMGDSANRPKPRADLRRLSGRSAAMRTLLGRIEKIAPTRASVMIAGESGVGKDIVARRLHDLSERRDGPFVPVNCGAIPPDIAEAQLFGHEKGSFTGAIAQREGFFEAACGGTLLLDEIAEMPASLQVKLLRALESNTIVRVGGTEPIPLDVRIVSATRHNPAEAVRDGRLREDLFYRLAAFALYVPPLRQRNGDVEAIAQEFVDTLNARHRSHKRLTDAAIAALRAYSWPGNVRELYNTIERAYILADEGIDVTLPKQTMLPDHTSDDAMALPLGATLHHAQQRFIAATLQHFDGNKPQAAKALGISLKTLYNRLALMRDSGQA, via the coding sequence ATGATAAATATTGCAACCGTGGAAATGCGCGATGCCGATTTTCAAAACGGCCCGCTAATGCCTATGGGTGATTCTGCCAACCGTCCGAAGCCACGCGCCGACCTGCGCCGGCTGTCCGGCCGCTCCGCGGCGATGCGCACGCTGCTCGGCCGTATCGAGAAAATCGCTCCGACCCGCGCCAGCGTGATGATTGCCGGCGAAAGCGGGGTCGGCAAGGATATCGTCGCGCGCCGGCTGCACGACCTCAGCGAACGCCGCGACGGGCCGTTCGTGCCCGTCAACTGCGGCGCGATTCCGCCCGACATCGCCGAGGCGCAATTGTTCGGTCACGAGAAAGGCAGCTTCACCGGCGCGATCGCGCAGCGCGAGGGTTTCTTCGAGGCCGCGTGCGGCGGCACGCTGCTGCTCGACGAGATCGCGGAAATGCCCGCGTCGTTGCAGGTGAAGCTGCTGCGGGCGCTCGAATCGAACACGATCGTGCGGGTCGGCGGCACCGAGCCGATTCCGCTCGACGTGCGCATCGTGTCGGCGACGCGCCACAATCCGGCCGAAGCCGTGCGCGATGGCCGGCTGCGCGAGGACCTGTTCTACCGGCTCGCCGCGTTCGCGCTGTACGTGCCGCCGCTGCGCCAGCGCAACGGCGACGTCGAGGCGATCGCGCAGGAATTCGTCGACACGCTCAACGCGCGGCACCGCTCGCACAAGCGGCTGACCGATGCCGCGATCGCGGCGCTGCGCGCGTATTCGTGGCCCGGCAACGTGCGCGAGCTGTACAACACGATCGAGCGCGCGTATATCCTCGCGGACGAAGGCATCGACGTCACGCTGCCGAAGCAGACGATGCTGCCCGACCACACGTCGGACGACGCGATGGCGCTGCCGCTCGGCGCGACGCTGCACCACGCGCAGCAGCGCTTCATCGCGGCGACGCTGCAGCACTTCGACGGCAACAAGCCGCAAGCCGCGAAAGCGCTCGGCATCAGCCTGAAGACGCTCTACAACCGGCTCGCGCTGATGCGCGACAGCGGCCAGGCCTGA
- a CDS encoding methyl-accepting chemotaxis protein, with amino-acid sequence MFSSIRTRILAACVAIVVFALAATTLINYFIAHSYNDDAIDRNLTSVASGHVVGIGDWVATRSRMIASLQDAALSPDPLPVFKQMAAAGGFTNVYAGYADKVFHFSDPTGIPPDYDPTGRPWYKQAAQAGKPVVTPPYVDAGTGNLVVTFAVPILRDGALKGVVAADVAMDSVIANVKSIRPTPASFGMLIDSSGHVVAHPDAKLTLKPVADVSPDLGGTSAASLAAATAPVEVHVGGDAKLVRAQAVPGTDWYALVLLDKSEATAGMRSLLTASLITLVVIVGVASLIVGAITTTAFRRLSQVRQAMASIGSGTGDLTQRLPAAGRDEVADIARSFNSFVDKLNDVMRQIRDASESVRTAANEIAAGNQDLSSRTESAAASLEETAASMEEITATVGQSAAAAGQADERAAAASRIASHGGVVVSDVVSTMEKIEEASGRIGDIIGVIDGIAFQTNILALNAAVEAARAGEQGRGFAVVAQEVRSLAQRSAQAAREVKVLVESTVASVSAGSGQVRQAGDTMREIVSNVANVTTIISEITHAANEQTRGIQEVNRAVTQLDEMVQQNAALVEQSTAAATALQTQANALATTVGQFKVA; translated from the coding sequence ATGTTCTCGTCCATTCGCACCCGCATCCTTGCCGCGTGCGTCGCCATCGTCGTATTCGCGCTCGCCGCCACCACGCTGATCAATTACTTCATCGCGCATTCGTACAACGACGACGCGATCGACCGCAACCTGACATCCGTCGCGAGCGGCCACGTGGTCGGCATCGGCGACTGGGTCGCGACCCGGAGCCGGATGATCGCGTCGCTGCAAGACGCCGCGCTGTCGCCCGATCCGCTGCCGGTGTTCAAGCAGATGGCTGCGGCCGGCGGCTTCACGAACGTCTACGCGGGCTACGCGGACAAGGTATTCCATTTCTCCGATCCGACCGGCATCCCGCCCGACTACGACCCGACCGGCCGGCCGTGGTACAAGCAGGCCGCGCAGGCCGGCAAGCCGGTCGTCACGCCGCCGTACGTCGACGCGGGCACCGGCAACCTGGTCGTCACGTTTGCGGTGCCGATCCTGCGCGACGGCGCGCTCAAGGGGGTCGTCGCCGCGGACGTCGCGATGGACAGCGTGATCGCGAACGTGAAGTCGATCCGCCCGACGCCCGCGAGCTTCGGGATGTTGATCGACAGCAGCGGCCACGTCGTCGCGCATCCGGACGCGAAGCTCACGTTGAAGCCGGTCGCCGACGTGTCGCCGGACCTCGGCGGGACGAGCGCCGCGTCGCTGGCGGCCGCCACCGCGCCGGTCGAAGTGCACGTCGGCGGCGACGCGAAGCTGGTGCGCGCGCAAGCCGTGCCGGGCACCGACTGGTATGCGCTGGTCCTGCTCGACAAATCCGAAGCGACGGCCGGGATGCGCTCGCTGCTGACCGCGTCGCTGATCACACTGGTGGTGATCGTCGGCGTCGCGTCGCTGATCGTCGGCGCGATCACCACGACCGCGTTCCGCCGCCTGTCGCAGGTGCGTCAGGCGATGGCGTCGATCGGCTCGGGCACGGGCGACCTGACGCAGCGCCTGCCGGCCGCAGGCCGCGACGAGGTGGCCGATATCGCGCGCTCGTTCAACAGCTTCGTCGACAAGCTGAACGACGTGATGCGCCAGATCCGCGATGCGAGCGAATCGGTGCGCACCGCCGCGAACGAAATCGCCGCCGGCAACCAGGACCTGTCGTCGCGCACCGAATCGGCGGCGGCGAGCCTCGAGGAAACGGCCGCGTCGATGGAAGAGATCACCGCGACCGTCGGCCAGTCGGCCGCGGCTGCGGGCCAGGCCGACGAACGGGCGGCCGCGGCGTCGCGGATCGCGTCGCACGGCGGTGTGGTCGTGTCGGACGTCGTGTCGACGATGGAGAAGATCGAGGAAGCGTCGGGCCGGATCGGCGACATCATCGGCGTGATCGACGGGATCGCGTTCCAGACCAACATCCTCGCGCTGAACGCGGCCGTCGAAGCGGCGCGCGCGGGCGAGCAGGGCCGCGGTTTCGCGGTCGTCGCGCAGGAAGTGCGCAGTCTCGCGCAGCGCAGCGCGCAGGCGGCGCGCGAGGTGAAGGTGCTGGTCGAGTCGACGGTCGCGAGCGTATCGGCCGGGTCGGGGCAGGTGCGCCAGGCCGGCGACACGATGCGCGAGATCGTGTCGAACGTCGCCAACGTGACGACGATCATTTCCGAGATCACCCACGCGGCGAACGAACAGACGCGCGGCATTCAGGAGGTGAATCGCGCGGTCACGCAGCTCGACGAAATGGTCCAGCAGAACGCGGCGCTGGTCGAACAGTCGACTGCCGCTGCGACCGCGCTGCAGACGCAGGCGAACGCGCTGGCGACGACGGTCGGGCAGTTCAAGGTCGCATGA
- a CDS encoding DUF4142 domain-containing protein: MKSNGTNRNPHRTATFTGTVCLLVSGVLTVSGAPAFVPAQAPPASSVLVEPGVVRPGATADEADMTRRPTGIDAEFVDKAGIIGKTELQASQLALDRSSNPDVKAFARRMVDDHGRIAGELRRLGAEKGVPVQARMLVDPAVTVLRTMHGRAFDQGYIALAGPHAQEGAIRLYEAEARTGRDPQLRAFAAGTLTMLRRHLSAARELANAIAAAH, encoded by the coding sequence ATGAAATCGAACGGCACGAACCGGAACCCGCACCGCACCGCCACGTTCACCGGCACCGTGTGCTTGCTGGTATCGGGCGTGCTCACGGTATCCGGCGCACCGGCATTCGTGCCGGCGCAGGCGCCGCCTGCTTCGTCCGTTCTGGTCGAACCAGGCGTCGTGCGGCCCGGCGCGACCGCCGACGAGGCGGACATGACGCGGCGGCCGACCGGCATCGACGCCGAGTTCGTCGACAAGGCGGGCATCATCGGCAAGACGGAACTGCAGGCGAGCCAGCTCGCGCTCGATCGGTCGTCGAATCCGGACGTGAAGGCATTCGCGCGTCGGATGGTCGACGATCACGGCCGCATTGCCGGCGAACTGCGCCGGCTCGGCGCGGAAAAGGGCGTGCCCGTGCAGGCGCGGATGCTCGTCGATCCGGCGGTGACGGTGCTGCGAACCATGCATGGCCGCGCGTTCGACCAGGGTTACATCGCGTTGGCGGGGCCGCATGCGCAGGAGGGCGCGATCCGGCTCTACGAAGCCGAGGCCCGCACCGGGCGCGACCCGCAGCTCCGCGCGTTCGCAGCCGGCACGCTGACGATGTTGAGGAGGCACCTGAGCGCCGCGCGCGAACTTGCGAATGCGATCGCGGCCGCGCACTGA
- a CDS encoding rhodanese-like domain-containing protein: MWHFPIAIPSSLGPWAVFASVLITQLGVPVPAVPMLILGGTMAAMGQASWASMFAAAIGATMLADSMWFFMGRTRGRRLLNGLVRFSLSLDTTLRFARNVFERYGAPLLVLSKFLPGLGLVSAPLLGTTAIGIGVFLFWDLAGASLWAAFWLIGGAAVHDQIVQFVLWVRASGGTILDAFLAIFITFLLYRWVRRVQFRRYLAQVRISPPQLVEMMTSNEPPLIFDARPRAIREREPFRIAGAVPVDLDSPDLLDPEVLKRPIVVYCVCPNEATAKRLIAKMQRKKMLHHIKALKGGLDAWEKHGYPVEPLPADLDASRYFVRPEHAALKGEYTVRATLSK; encoded by the coding sequence GTGTGGCACTTTCCCATTGCGATTCCCTCGTCGCTCGGCCCGTGGGCCGTGTTCGCCAGCGTGTTGATCACGCAGCTCGGTGTGCCGGTGCCGGCCGTGCCGATGCTGATCCTCGGCGGTACGATGGCGGCGATGGGGCAGGCGTCCTGGGCGAGCATGTTCGCGGCGGCGATCGGCGCGACGATGCTGGCCGATTCGATGTGGTTCTTCATGGGCCGCACGCGTGGTCGGCGCTTGCTGAACGGGCTCGTGCGCTTCTCGCTGTCGCTCGATACGACGCTGCGCTTCGCGCGTAACGTGTTCGAAAGATACGGCGCACCGCTGCTCGTCCTCTCCAAATTCCTGCCGGGCCTCGGCCTCGTATCGGCGCCGCTGCTCGGCACGACCGCGATCGGCATCGGCGTGTTTCTGTTCTGGGATCTGGCCGGCGCATCGTTGTGGGCTGCGTTCTGGCTGATCGGCGGCGCAGCCGTGCATGACCAGATCGTCCAGTTCGTGCTGTGGGTGCGCGCGAGCGGCGGCACGATCCTCGATGCGTTCCTCGCGATCTTCATCACGTTCCTGCTGTACCGCTGGGTGCGCCGCGTGCAGTTCCGCCGCTATCTTGCGCAGGTGCGGATCTCGCCGCCGCAGCTGGTCGAGATGATGACGTCGAACGAACCGCCGCTGATCTTCGATGCGCGTCCGCGCGCGATCCGCGAGCGCGAGCCGTTCCGGATTGCCGGTGCGGTACCGGTCGATCTCGATTCGCCGGACCTGCTCGATCCGGAGGTGCTGAAGCGGCCGATCGTCGTGTATTGCGTGTGCCCGAACGAGGCGACCGCGAAGCGCCTGATCGCGAAGATGCAGCGCAAGAAGATGCTCCACCACATCAAGGCGCTGAAGGGCGGCCTCGATGCGTGGGAGAAGCACGGCTATCCGGTCGAACCGCTGCCGGCCGATCTGGATGCGTCGCGGTATTTCGTGCGGCCTGAACACGCGGCGCTGAAAGGCGAATATACGGTGCGCGCGACGCTGTCCAAATAA